The following proteins are co-located in the Vigna unguiculata cultivar IT97K-499-35 chromosome 9, ASM411807v1, whole genome shotgun sequence genome:
- the LOC114163977 gene encoding cellulose synthase A catalytic subunit 8 [UDP-forming]-like, protein MMESGAHFCNSCGEQVGVDANGEVFVACHECYFPICKACFEYEVNEGRKVCLRCATPYADRAKDNDDTKAYGNQSTMAAQINVSQDVGLHARHVSTVSTVDSELNDESGNPIWKNRVESWKEKDKKNKKKKSAPKTENEASVPQEQQMEEIQSSEAAAAEPLSTIVPIPKTRITPYRIVIVVRLIILGLFFHYRVTNPVDSAFGLWLTSIICEIWFAFSWVLDQFPKWSPINRDTFIDRLSARYERPGEPSQLAAVDFFVSTVDPLKEPPLITANTVLSILAVDYPVDKVSCYVSDDGAAMLTFESLVETADFARKWIPFCKKFAIEPRAPEFYFSQKIDYLKDKVQPSFVKERRAMKRDYEEFKVRINALVAKAQKTPDEGWTMQDGTSWPGNNSRDHPGMIQVFLGHSGAHDIEGNELPRLVYVSREKRPGYQHHKKAGAENALVRVSAVLTNAPFILNLDCDHYVNNSKAVREAMCFLMDPVLGRELCYVQFPQRFDGIDRSDRYANRNTVFFDVNMKGLDGIQGPVYVGTGCVFNRQALYGYSPPSMPKLPKSSSCCCCPSKKQTKDVSELYRDAKREELDAAIFNLREIDNYDEYERSMLISQMSFEKTFGLSTVFIESTLMESGGLPESADPSMLIKEAIHVISCGYEEKTAWGKEIGWIYGSVTEDILTGFKMQCRGWRSVYCMPLRPAFKGSAPINLSDRLHQVLRWALGSVEIFFSRHCPLWYGFAGGRLRWLQRLAYINTIVYPFTSLPLIAYCTLPAICLLTGKFIIPTLSNLASALFLGLFLSIIITSVLELRWSGVTIEALWRNEQFWVIGGVSAHLFAVFQGFLKMLAGVDTNFTVTAKAAEDTEFGELYIIKWTTLLIPPTTLIVINIVGVVAGFSDALNGGYESWGPLFGKVFFAFWVIFHLYPFLKGLMGRQNRTPTVVILWSVLLASVFSLVWVKINPFISRADSSSISQTCISIDC, encoded by the exons ATGATGGAATCCGGTGCTCACTTCTGCAACTCTTGTGGTGAACAAGTTGGAGTTGATGCTAATGGGGAGGTGTTTGTGGCTTGTCATGAGTGCTATTTCCCAATTTGCAAGGCTTGTTTTGAATATGAAGTCAATGAGGGTCGTAAGGTCTGCTTGAGATGTGCCACTCCCTATGCTG ATAGAGCAAAAGATAATGATGACACCAAGGCTTATGGAAATCAATCCACCATGGCTGCCCAGATCAATGTTTCTCAG GATGTTGGGCTCCATGCTAGGCATGTCAGTACTGTGTCCACAGTGGATAGTG AACTGAACGATGAATCTGGGAATCCAATCTGGAAAAATAGAGTGGAAAGCTGGAAggaaaaggataaaaagaacaagaagaaaaagTCTGCACCTAAGACTGAAAATGAGGCATCAGTTCCACAAGAACAGCAGATGGAAGAAATACA GTCCTCAGAGGCTGCAGCTGCTGAGCCACTTTCAACGATTGTTCCAATCCCAAAAACGAGAATCACACCATACAGAATTGTGATAGTCGTGCGACTTATAATCTTGGGTCTTTTCTTCCATTATCGAGTTACAAATCCAGTTGACAGTGCTTTTGGTCTGTGGTTGACATCCATCATCTGTGAGATCTGGTTTGCATTTTCCTGGGTATTAGATCAGTTCCCTAAATGGTCTCCCATCAACAGGGACACTTTTATTGACAGGCTTTCTGCAAG ATATGAAAGGCCTGGTGAACCCTCTCAGCTTGCTGCTGTGGATTTCTTTGTCAGTACAGTCGATCCTCTCAAAGAACCGCCATTGATCACTGCTAACACAGTGCTTTCTATTCTTGCTGTGGACTACCCTGTGGATAAAGTATCCTGTTATGTGTCTGATGATGGTGCTGCAATGCTGACATTTGAATCCCTTGTGGAGACAGCTGATTTTGCAAGAAAGTGGATTCCATTTTGCAAAAAGTTTGCAATTGAACCACGTGCACCTGAGTTCTACTTCTCTCAGAAGATTGACTACCTTAAGGACAAAGTACAACCTTCTTTTGTTAAGGAACGTAGAGCAATGAAG AGAGACTATGAAGAGTTTAAAGTGAGAATTAATGCTTTGGTAGCAAAGGCTCAGAAAACACCAGATGAAGGATGGACTATGCAAGATGGAACCTCATGGCCAGGAAATAACTCTCGTGATCACCCTGGCATGATTCAG GTTTTCCTTGGACACAGTGGTGCCCATGACATAGAAGGAAATGAACTTCCCAGGTTGGTGTATGTTTCCAGAGAGAAAAGGCCAGGTTACCAACACCACAAAAAGGCTGGTGCTGAAAATGCACTG GTGAGGGTGTCTGCAGTTCTCACAAATGCTCCCTTTATTCTCAATCTTGATTGTGATCATTATGTGAACAATAGCAAGGCTGTTCGGGAAGCAATGTGCTTTCTGATGGATCCAGTACTTGGAAGAGAATTGTGCTATGTGCAGTTTCCCCAGAGATTTGATGGTATCGATCGTAGTGATCGATATGCCAATCGCAACACAGTTTTCTTTGAT GTTAACATGAAAGGACTTGATGGCATTCAAGGACCTGTATATGTGGGAACTGGATGTGTTTTCAATAGACAAGCACTTTATGGCTACAGCCCACCTTCCATGCCCAAATTACCAAAATCATCATCCTGTTGTTGCTGCCCCTCAAAGAAGCAAACCAAAGATGTCTCGGAGCTTTATAGAGATGCAAAGAGGGAAGAACTCGATGCTGCCATTTTTAATCTTAGGGAGATTGACA ATTATGATGAATACGAGAGGTCAATGCTGATTTCACAAATGAGCTTTGAGAAAACATTTGGTTTGTCCACTGTTTTCATTGAATCTACACTGATGGAGAGTGGAGGCCTGCCAGAATCTGCTGATCCCTCAATGCTGATCAAAGAGGCCATTCATGTTATTAGCTGTGGATATGAAGAGAAAACTGCATGGGGAAAAGAG ATTGGATGGATCTATGGTTCAGTGACTGAGGATATCTTAACGGGTTTCAAGATGCAATGCCGGGGATGGAGGTCAGTTTACTGCATGCCCTTAAGGCCTGCATTCAAAGGATCAGCACCAATCAATCTTTCTGATAGGTTGCACCAAGTTCTTCGATGGGCCCTTGGATCAGTTGAAATCTTCTTCAGCAGACATTGTCCTCTCTGGTATGGTTTTGCAGGAGGTCGCCTCAGATGGCTGCAGAGACTTGCTTACATAAACACCATTGTTTACCCATTTACATCCCTTCCTCTCATTGCTTATTGCACTCTCCCTGCAATTTGCCTTCTCACAGGAAAATTCATCATACCAACG CTTTCGAACCTTGCAAGTGCCCTCTTTCTTGGACTTTTCCTGTCCATTATAATCACCAGTGTGCTTGAGCTGCGGTGGAGTGGTGTGACCATTGAAGCTTTGTGGCGTAATGAGCAGTTCTGGGTGATTGGAGGAGTTTCAGCCCATCTTTTTGCTGTGTTCCAAGGATTCCTGAAGATGTTGGCCGGTGTTGACACTAACTTCACGGTCACTGCCAAAGCTGCTGAAGACACGGAGTTTGGTGAACTATATATCATAAAGTGGACCACACTCTTAATTCCTCCAACCACCCTTATCGTTATTAACATAGTTGGTGTTGTGGCTGGATTTTCTGATGCACTTAACGGAGGATATGAGTCTTGGGGACCACTTTTTGGAAAGGTTTTCTTTGCCTTTTGGGTTATTTTCCATCTCTATCCATTCCTAAAGGGTCTCATGGGTCGCCAAAATCGTACTCCAACCGTTGTTATTCTGTGGTCAGTGTTGTTGGCGTCTGTGTTCTCTCTGGTGTGGGTGAAGATTAACCCTTTTATCAGCAGAGCTGACAGTTCTAGCATCTCCCAGACCTGCATTTCTATAGATTGTTAa
- the LOC114196076 gene encoding uncharacterized protein LOC114196076 yields the protein MDQDRGEVLDPVHDKSSSHLVERVAIASDSISEEAGTSRRVDENSGSDKELKEEVKGQDKHGRENSSDKVPGVDQGTSCNSNHFVNQEVIESVIVIESIRTEYMNEDNRKLEVKVEESGLSLGSMKAAKEVTETDKSSCVIDIKCSSHKKLYDNSEGETICRICHLTSDQSPDVTIVGTATSATRVDLIQLGCACKDELGIAHVHCAEAWFKLKGNRLCEICGEPAKNVSGVSSNGFIEEWNERRFMDNDGNSSPRIVGCWRGQPFCNFLMACLVIAFVLPWFFRVNMF from the exons ATGGATCAAGATAGAGGTGAGGTATTGGATCCGGTTCATGACAAGAGTTCAAGTCATTTGGTTGAACGGGTTGCAATTGCTAGCGATAGTATAAGTGAAGAAGCTGGAACTTCGAGACGGGTCGATGAGAATTCAGGATCTGATAAGGAGCTAAAGGAGGAAGTTAAGGGTCAAGACAAGCATGGTCGAGAAAATTCCAGTGATAAGGTACCTGGGGTTGATCAGGGAACTAGTTGTAATTCAAACCATTTTGTTAATCAAGAAGTGATTGAAAGTGTGATTGTGATTGAGTCTATTCGGACTGAGTACATGAATGAAGATAATAGGAAATTGGAAGTAAAAGTTGAGGAATCGGGGTTGAGCTTGGGGTCCATGAAGGCAGCAAAAGAGGTGACTGAAACTGATAAAAGTTCATGTGTGATTGATATAAAGTGCAGCAGCCACAAAAAGTTATATGACAATTCTGAAGGTGAAACGATTTGCAGGATTTGCCATCTGACTTCTGATCAATCACCGGATGTAACAATTGTTGGCACTGCTACTAGTGCTACAAGAGTAGATTTGATTCAGCTTGGTTGTGCATGTAAAGATGAACTAGGCATCGCGCACGTTCACTGTGCTGAGGCGTGGTTCAAGCTCAAGGGGAACAG GTTATGTGAAATATGCGGTGAGCCTGCAAAAAACGTTTCAGGTGTTAGCAGTAATGGGTTTATAGAAGAGTGGAATGAAAGAAGATTCATGGACAACGATGGTAACTCATCCCCAAGAATTGTTGGATGCTGGCGAGGACAGCCATTTTGTAACTTCTTGATGGCATGCCTGGTGATAGCCTTTGTTCTGCCTTGGTTTTTTCGTGTAAATATGTTCTAG